Proteins found in one Peptococcaceae bacterium genomic segment:
- a CDS encoding coproporphyrinogen III oxidase family protein: MLKKEEFEDINKRVNLTWFYPKICLYQDRIADQRQYFGFLDSAPEKKAPVLLYVHIPYCESFCAYCACFKEPLRKYSYEERKLFVGSLQKEMAMYSRTPFFQDSKIGYVQFGGGTPSCLENDLLESIIAGINKYFDLTECRGISLEGNVMSLKDLSRVRLLKDLGVERISFGVQTFNEGIRKQMNIKASLEDIYETVAAIKKAGIPSYALDLIYNLPDQNMEILESDLDRACRELNPMFIQTYQFNLFHNTALKEKVDRGYFQDPPTLKKEMEMFAFVMDRLAKNGYKNQVLINLFSDRTDSPWTGIELSMGNNREYGSYMLGLGPGSMSYIAGHSYRTFCSIKEYIDSIGRGLYAVEAGHVCTDEELKNRVMVFFPNFTKIPKKDVPAVLEILEKTDDLLEAGYLSEEGDALCLTEKGKMWAGNISYYYYSEQEKARIQRSFYHSLKNRKNTFNQDDMNVAQKQRA, from the coding sequence ATGCTGAAAAAAGAAGAATTCGAGGACATCAACAAACGGGTTAACCTGACCTGGTTTTACCCGAAGATCTGTCTTTACCAGGACAGGATTGCGGATCAACGCCAGTATTTCGGATTTTTGGACAGCGCGCCGGAAAAGAAGGCGCCCGTGCTGCTATATGTTCACATCCCTTACTGCGAGTCTTTTTGCGCGTACTGCGCCTGCTTTAAGGAACCCTTAAGGAAATATTCGTACGAGGAAAGGAAACTGTTTGTCGGTTCCCTGCAGAAAGAAATGGCCATGTATTCCCGCACCCCGTTTTTCCAAGACTCAAAAATCGGCTATGTGCAGTTCGGGGGCGGCACCCCTTCCTGCCTGGAGAACGACCTCCTGGAAAGCATCATTGCCGGCATTAACAAATACTTTGACCTGACCGAATGCCGGGGCATCTCTTTGGAAGGCAACGTGATGAGTTTGAAAGACCTTTCCAGGGTCAGGCTGCTGAAGGACCTGGGTGTGGAGAGGATAAGCTTCGGCGTGCAGACGTTCAACGAAGGGATCAGGAAACAAATGAACATCAAGGCCAGCCTCGAGGACATTTACGAAACGGTGGCGGCGATAAAAAAGGCAGGCATCCCTTCCTATGCCCTGGACCTGATCTACAACCTGCCTGATCAGAACATGGAAATCCTGGAGTCCGACCTGGACAGGGCCTGCCGCGAGCTCAACCCCATGTTCATTCAGACTTACCAGTTTAACCTGTTCCACAATACCGCGCTGAAAGAAAAGGTGGACCGGGGCTATTTCCAAGACCCGCCGACCTTGAAGAAAGAGATGGAGATGTTCGCCTTTGTCATGGACAGGCTGGCGAAAAACGGGTATAAAAACCAGGTCTTGATCAACCTGTTCAGCGACCGGACGGACAGCCCCTGGACGGGGATAGAGCTGTCGATGGGCAACAACAGGGAATACGGCAGCTACATGCTGGGGCTGGGGCCGGGGTCGATGAGCTATATCGCCGGGCACAGCTACCGGACCTTCTGCTCGATAAAGGAATACATCGACAGCATCGGCCGGGGGCTTTACGCGGTTGAAGCGGGGCATGTCTGTACGGACGAGGAATTGAAAAACAGGGTAATGGTTTTCTTCCCCAACTTCACCAAAATACCAAAGAAAGACGTTCCCGCCGTCTTGGAAATCCTGGAGAAAACGGACGACCTCCTGGAGGCGGGCTACCTCTCCGAGGAGGGAGACGCTTTGTGCCTGACGGAAAAGGGCAAAATGTGGGCCGGGAACATCTCCTATTATTATTACAGCGAGCAGGAAAAAGCCAGAATACAGCGGTCGTTTTACCATTCGCTCAAGAACAGGAAAAACACCTTCAACCAAGACGATATGAACGTGGCCCAAAAGCAGCGGGCGTGA
- a CDS encoding acyl carrier protein, translated as MLEQVKENISQGEIIEDLKNIIAETFRINTDQVEPETKLFDGGLSLNSIQMIELTISIESFYQKEFHPDILVEDNFRNIAVLSAVIQRCFFE; from the coding sequence ATGCTTGAACAGGTGAAAGAAAACATCAGCCAGGGAGAGATCATCGAGGATCTGAAAAACATCATCGCCGAAACATTCAGGATCAATACCGACCAGGTGGAGCCGGAAACAAAGCTGTTTGACGGCGGTCTTTCCCTCAATTCCATCCAGATGATTGAGCTGACCATTTCCATAGAAAGCTTCTATCAGAAGGAATTTCACCCGGATATTTTGGTCGAGGACAACTTCAGGAACATCGCTGTTCTGTCCGCGGTAATCCAGAGATGCTTTTTTGAATAA